CCATTCTAAAATCAGCATATCCATAGATTTCATTTAATAGTTGGATTGCTCGTTCTTCCAAAAAGACCCCTCCTTCATTATTTAGACAAAAAAGCTGAGATAATTCTCAGCTTTTACTAGCTTTATTTAATCTTTGTGACAAGCAAAAAACCATCTTGTACTTGTATCTGTTACTTCAGACTTGCCAAATTCAGCTGTCACTTGGACAGTGCTAAATCCAGCAATAGTTAACATTTTCAAAAATTGTTCTAACGGATAGGTTCGTTCATGATGACATTCATCAAAACGTTCATATAAATTCTTTTCTTCATCTAAAACATAGAAAGTCAGATCATGTTCAATACTATGAGGGACTTCACCAGCATAACTTGTCCAAAGAAAGCTAATTTCTTCTGACTGATCATTGTACATATAACCTGGAAACACCTCATCTATTTGATAAGTTGAGTGAACATCGAATAAAAATGTTCCACCAGCTTCAAGAATTTGAAACACTTCTTGAAACACCTTCAAAACAGCTTCATCATCAGGCATATAGCAAATTGAATCAGAAAAACACGTCACCACTTGATAGGTGCCAATTTCAGATAAATCTAACATATTTCCTTCAAGCAATGGCAACTTAACGCCAGCTTCTAAAGCTCGATCATTTGCCAAACTTAGCATGTTTTCTGATAAATCTAAACCTGTAACATCAAAACCACCTTGCTTCAACGTAACTGCTAACGCACCCGTTCCACAAGCTAACTCCAATAAGGTTTGCCCCTTGTTTTCAACTTCTTGCTCTACATAACTTAGCCAGTCTTGATAAAGAGAGTCATCCATAATAGCATCATAAACTTGCGCAAATGTTTGATAACTCATTTTTATTGAACCATGTCACTGATGTCAACTAAAGGAGCATCACTCCATAGTTTTTCTAAGTTATAAAAAGCACGTTCTGAGTAATGGAAAATATGAACAACAACATCTCCTAAATCAATTAGAATCCATTTAGCAGAATCACGACCTTCAATTCGTTTCACTTCAACATGAGCTTCTTCCGCATTATCAACGATTTCATTCATAATTGCTTCTACTTGTTTTTCACTGTTCCCATGCATAACTACAAAATAATCAGCCAAAATTGAGATATTTCGGACATCCATTGCCATAATGTCTTCGGCACGTTTGTCGTCCCCTGCCTTTACGGCGATTTTTAATACTTCTTCACTTGATACTGTCAAATTAGTTCCTCCTATGATTTTGCAACCCAACTATTGTATGTTGCAATAGTTAATGGGTAAATCTTATTATTTTGTTCAATTAAATAACTTAAAGTGTGTTTTGTTTCATATGCTACAGCCGCATCTAAATCTGTAATTGCTAACTTTCTAGCCTCTGCAACTCCCGGAAAATCACGACCTGGCTCTACAAAATCTGCCACATAAATAATTTTTTCTAAAAGTGACATTTCACTGGCACCAACAGTATGATGACGAATTGCATTTAAAATATCTTCATCCTCAATACCTAGCTCTTTTTCAACCAAATAGGCACCAACTGGACCATGCCAAATCTCACTACCATATTCTAATAGTTCTAAATCAAACTGTTCTTTCCGGATGATCTCTCGCATTTCATCTTTATCACGTTCTTTAGCGTAATCATGAGTTAAGGCAGCAATACTAGCCGCTTCACTATCTCCACCATAACGACCAGCCAAAGCAATCGCCATCTCTTCAACGCCTAAAACATGCTTAAAGCGTCGCTCACTCATCTGCATTTGAACACGTTCTAAAAGAGCAATACGATCTAACTTAGAATAGCGCTGTTCGTAAACTATAGTGTTAGGATTTGTCATGTTTATACAGCCCCTTTTCCTCAATATACGTTAAGGTTTTTTCTGGAACCAAATATTTAACAGAACAGCCAGCCTCAATCTTTTTACGAATCAGGGTTGAGCTAATTTCCATTTCAGGTACATCCACCCATATCAATGGATATGAACTTGCTTCAGGATAATTAGGACGTTTTACACCAACAAATTGAACTAATTGCATCAATTCATCAATCCGATACCACTTAGGCAAATATTCTACCATATCACCACCAATAATGAAATAATAGTCAATTTCCGGATGATCTTTAGTGAGCTGTAGCATCGTATCAAATGTATAGCTTTTTCCACCTCTTTGAATCTCACAATCTTCTAGTTCAAACAAAGGATTCTCTTCAATTGCTTGTTTCACCATAACTACACGATGCTCAGCAGCAATGGCTTGTTTTTCATCAATATGAGGCGGATTTGCATCTGGCATAAAATAAATCTTATCTAATCCTAACTGCTGGCAAACTTGATCGGCAATCACTAAATGTCCAATATGAGGCGGATTAAATGTTCCACCAATAATTCCAACTCGGAGGCGTTCCTCTGGTAATATCTGTACTTTAGTATAAACTGCGGTTTGACTTTGCACGTTCATCACCTAACCTTTTGACTTAAAATTAACGACTTGTACGTGGTAATTCAGTAGAAATACGTTGATACTTTTCTTGTGTTGAAGGTTTAAATAAGACAATGACGCGACCAATAACTTGAACAGCATTCAAGTTTAATGCTTTCTCTAAGTTCAACGCCACTTCATCCGCTTCTTCATCAGTATTTTGCAACAAACTTACTTTAATTAACTCTCTTTTTTCAACGGCTTCTCCAATTTGTTTCACCATTTCATCACTTAGTCCACCTTTTCCAACTTGAAAAATTGGTGTTAAATGATGTGCCTTACTACGTAAAAAACTTTTTTGTTTACTTGTTAAATTCATTTATACATTCACTCCATCCACTTATTTTTAACAATAAGCAGTTATTTTTTCTTATTTAAATTAATGACTTACGAATCACAACATCGACACCCTTTGGCGCCCAACCAGCAACAACTGCTCCTGGTTCATTGACAGTTACCCAACCTAGACCGGCAAACACAATATCGCTACGTTCTTTAATTGAAAATTCAAAACGAACCAATTCTGGGAAATTGCCAACTTCATCTTGGCGAGGTGGTTGTAACATCTCTCCAACGTGATTCGCATAAAGTTCATCAGCTTTTTCTAATTTTGTCCGATGAATTTTCAAATCATTGGATGTATAACAAGTAAATGAGCGACGACCACCTTGAAGGTAATCAAAACGAGCCACTCCGCCAAAGAACAACGTTTGACCTTCGTTCAATTGATAGACCATTGGTTTAATTTCTTTTTTAGGAGCAATTAACTTCAAATCTTTGTCTCCTAAAACATGAGCCATTTGATGACGATGAATAATTCCTGGTGTATCGATTAAGCTTTTTCCATCTTCTAAAGGAATTTCAATACGATCTAATGTTGTTCCTGGGAACTGAGAAGTTGTAATTAAATCAGCAACTCCAGCAGTGTTTTTGATAATTTGATTAATTAATGTTGATTTACCAACATTCGTTACTCCAACCACAAAAACATCACGGCCTTTGCGATATTTCTCAATTGTTTTTAAAAGTTCATCCATCTCTTGCGGTTTCATAGCACTCGTTAAAATAACTTCCTTAGGACGTAAGCCCTCTTCATGAGCTCGCTCGCGTAACCACTGTGTCATTTTGCCACGCTTTAATGAATGAGGCAATAAATCCACTTTATTCCCAACAAGTAAAACCGGATTATTTCCAACAAAACGATGTAATCCTGGAATTAAACTACCATTAAAATCAAATATATCAATTACATTTACAATCAAAGCATCTTCTGAACCAATTTCATTTAATAAACGTAAAAAGTCATCATCGGTTAATTGAACATCTTGAATTTCATTGTAATGACGTAATCGAAAACAGCGTTGACAATATACTTCGCCACTTTCCAAACCTTTTTCTAAAGCTGACACCGGAGTATAACCTAACTCACCAGCAACTGTTGTTTGAATTACTGCTCCACAGCCAATACAACGAATCTCTTCATCCAATACTTCCACTTCATTATTCGTCATCAATTGTTTTCCTCCAACTCATTTCAGGGTGCTTTTTCCATAGGTGTTTCATAATTCGACGCTCCATTGAACGATTAAACTTAGTGTTCCAACCATCTGACTCAACCACTGGCTTCACTAATACATTCTGAATTCCAGCAGCATTAGCACCTCGAATATCCGTCATGATTTGATCACCAACCATTAAAATTTGGTCTTTTGGCAAATTCAACATTTTCTCTGCTTCTTTAAAACCTTTAGTTAAGGGTTTCATTGCTCGTTGAACATACTGTAAATCTAATTTATTAATTGCACGCTCAATTCTCGAAGCTTTATTATTTGAAATAACAATTACAGGAATTCCCGCTTCTTTCATTTCTTTAATCCACGCCAACAGTTCCTCAGTTCCATCTGGATTATTCCAAGCAATTAACGTGTTATCTAAATCCGTTAAAACAGCCTTGAAATTGCGCTTTTTTAATTGTTCGGGTGTAATTTGATAGATGGCTTCTACCATCCAAGTTGGTTTGTATTTAGTAAACATAGTTTCTCCTTAACATTAAAATAGGAGCACCAATCAATCAGCACTCCACCGCTTTTCCTATCTAGTTAATTATACGCTATTTCTAAGGAAATTTCACCTATTTAATTTATTTCCTCATAAATGATCTGATTCCACTTAATCGAAATTACTAGAAGCCAATAATAATTCATTTTTCAAGCAAAAAATGTCTTGTTTTGAAAAACAAGAATCTGGATTACTAATTCCAGCAATTGGTGTCATAATCCACTTCTTTGTAACTGCCCATCGCTTAATAACTATTCTTCTACAATCCCCCATTCACTAGGTATACCTAGCAATAGTAAAAATTTACTTTAACCAAAAAAGCTTGAGATAAAACTATTTTAGTTTTATCTCAAGCTTTTTATCTGCATAAAGAGTGGTAAAAAGTCGCTCATTCTTATTTCTCGAAGCTAAACACTTTTTCCGCAACTTTTTTCTATTTATCAATTTTACCGAAAGTTTTAATTGGCCAAATACGATAATCTGCGACTCCTTGAACATCTTTCTCGTTAATATAGCCAATATAACGGCTATCTTTAGAATTTTGACGGTTGTCACCTAAAACAAAATATTCACCTTCTGGAATCACTTTATCCCCAGTTACTTCTTGTAATGTGAAATCATTTGTTAATAGTCCACCATTTGGCAACTCCGCTTTAAATTCATCTAAATACGGCTCTTCATAGGCTTTTCCATTGATCATTAGCACGTCATTTTTATAAGAAATCGTATCTCCTGGTAAACCAATTACTCGCTTCACATAGTTTTGTTTTGGTGCATCTGGAGCAGGAAATGTTACAATCGAAAAACGTTTTACTTTTTCCATTTTCAATAATAAAATACGGTCACTATTTGCTAAAGTTGGACTCATAGATTCCCCTTTAACAATAACTGGAGAAAAGACGAAAGTTCTTAGTAAAAAAACAACCCCTAATGCTACAAGTAAGGTCATCACTGTACTGAGCAATTCTCTTTTAAATCCACGAGATTCTTTTTTCTTTTTCATAATTTAACAAAACTCCTTAATATAAATGTTGGTTCCATCCATTATACCAAATTAATTCCTTGACTGCTTCTTTATTCTTTTTTATTTTTACCATAAAGTAAGAAAATAATTTTCTCTTTTGTCTATTTATAGTGTTAAATCAGGATTTCTATAGAAATAAAGCGAATCTCAGTTAGTTGAATTTCTAGTAATTTAGGAAATTCTTAATTATTTTTCTTCTCTTAAACAAAATAAAGTTACATCCAGTATTTCCAACTGAATGTAACCTGATTCGTATTAGTCTCGCTTTACCAGTGATGAACTCCGCCTAGCAATTAGACCTCGCCAAATAATATAACTAATACCAAAATCAATCATACTATGAACAACTGAGCCTAGTCCAACTAATAAAATAATCGATTGGACAAATCCTTGGCTATAAAAACTACCTGCCATATTTCCTGTAAAATAAAAGACGGCTACAACAATCACTTCACACAAACCATGAATGATGCCAATACCTAATGAAAAAATTTGTGCTTTAACTGGCGATTGCAAAATATCTGGTTTTTTTTTTAAAATAAGCGCTCCAACTAATGCGAAAACAACATGAGACAACGCACGTAAAACAATGACAATCGGAAAACCTCCAATAAAAAATCCAAAAGCTGTCCCTAAAGCTACTGATACAGCTACTCCTGGTGAAATAAATAAAGCAATAAAAATAGCAACATGGCTACCTAATGTAAAAGAAACTGGCTCCATCATAAAACGAACTGGACTAAACATTGGAATTAAAATACCAATAGCAATCAAAAGCGCTGAAATAGTTAAGCGCTGATTTTTATTTATTGTCACATCAACCGCTCCAATTAAAAGTATTTACACGTGTCAAGACACATACATAAACTTATTATAGCAATTGTCACTAAGATGTCAAGACACCTATTCACTCTGATACAAAACATCTAACTCCTCTAAGGCAACTCGAATTTTTTTAAACGTCTCCTGATCCTTGCAAGCAATGGTATGCAGATGAATTCCATCCGTTAACTGAGACAATAGTGTTGCCTGAACAGTGTCTAAACGTTCCATAAAGTCATCTACTTCGTGACGGGAATTCAGATTCAACTGACCACTCAGTTCACCGTACAAAGGATGTTCTACACTGACATTCAATACTTCTCCACCGAAGTCAACAATGGCATACAGTTCCGCCTTAGTTCGATCCATTGTATGTTGACACACAACACGACCAATAAAACGAGTATCCTCTTTTTGAGAATTCATTAAATACCCCCTTGGTGTTGCTGTAATAGCCATTCCTTCTGCTCGAAGTAACGCTACATCTCCAACAATAATTTGACGGCTAACTTGCAATTCTTTTGCCAATGTAGAAGCACTTAACGCCTGCTGACTTTCCTTTAAACGCTTGCTAATCTCTTGTCTTCTTTCAATCGCTTTCATAATATTCAGTCCTTTATTTTTTCAAATTTAAAGAATGGACTAAAAAAACACTCTCTTTGAGTTCATTCTTTTTCTATATATTATCTCGTAACATTTCATTAAATTGATTGCAACAAAACTTGAGAATACTTCCTCATAATTATACCATTTTCTCTAAAGAGCATAAAGCATCTGCACAAATCAGAAATTTTTGTTATACTGAAGTTATTAGAATGAAAAGAGGAAACTCAATGAAAATCACTTATACATTATCAGAAAAAGATTATTTAGATAGTCAAGAATTGATTTTAGATCAATCAAAAACATTTAAGCGTAAGGTGCGAACTACCCGAAATCTAGTTCTAGGTATTTTGTTCATTCTAGTCGCTTTTTTACTCAAGCTATTTGCCCAACAACATTGGAATATTCTTACAATTTCAGGCATATTATTGGCAGTTATTTTGTTTATTTTTTTATTCTTTTTAAAAAATTACTTAAAGCAACAAGCGATCAAAAAAAAATTCAAACAAGCACAGAGTCAACCGGATCTATTCACACTTGAACGAACCTTACTTTTATCACCAGCAAAAATAAAAATCAGTATTAAAGGACGAAATACAAAGACCATTCAGTGGTCGATTATCCAAAAAGTAGTCCTTCAGACTGATTTTATTCTCTATTTCTTGAACGATACACAAGCAGGTATTTTAGCTTCTCCCGGAATGAAACTTACAGATGAAGAGCATCAAAATTTGTTAAGCATTATTACAGAAGTGCTACCGAAAGAACGAATCATTCAAATTAAATAAAAACTGTCGAACTTATCTGAAATCTAGATAAGTTCGACAGTTTTTTATTTATTTGCTTACATTTGGCGACGGCCATTTAAACTTCTGCCAATAAAATTAATTAACCATACAATTAACGCAATTGGAATCAAGATTTTTAAAACTAAGAATAAGATAGCTCCAAAAACACTTGCAACTACGCTAAATAGTGCCATAAATCCTACTGCTGCTAATACGTATACCCAAATCGGATTTCTTTGTCTCATGTGAATTCCCCATTTCTATAATTAGGAACATCAGAAACTGCTTCCATCAGTATCACAGTTACTAAGTTCTTGTCTTTCATTCGATAAACTTATTTTACCATGACTCTCTATCTCTCCACCTCCAACTAAAGTACTAATTCTCAGTCCTTCCTATGACATATCTTTGTAACTGCAACATTATTTATCCTCAAAAAAAGCAGATAAACATCTAACTCCAACGTTTATCTGCCTATTTAAATGTAGCTTTTCTTTATAAAAAAGTATCGTGTAAAGCACAGACTGCTGTTTGCAAATGATCCCCCGCGACTAAAATCCAAATGGTTGTATAACTGTCTGCTGATTGTAAAATATCAATATCAGCCTCTGTCAAGGTTGTTACAATTTTTGAAGTCACTCCTGGAACGCCTGTAATTCCTGCTCCAACAATAGCGACTTTCGCACAATTTTCCAACGTCGCTATGTTAATATTCTCTTTAGCAAAAATAGCTTTAGCCAATTTCGCTTCTTGCTTTACTAGAGTAAACACCACTTGATGTGGAAAAATATTAATAAAATCAACACTAATGCTAGCATTTGCTAACAAACTAAAAATAATTTTTTGACTATAATTTTCTGTCTCAATCGTAAATTGAACTAAATCAGAAACATGAGCAATTCCAGTAACTAAACGGTAATGTCCAACCTGTTGCTCTGAATTGGTCACCAAGGTTCCTAAATCAGTTACCGTTTGATATGTCGAACGAATTCGCAATGGGATTCCAGCTTGCATCGCTAATTCAACAGCACGAGGATGGATGACTTTTGCACCTTCATGCGCCATATTGCTAACTTCTTGATAACTAACTACATCAAGAAACTTTGCTTGCTTTACTAATCGTGGATCAGCCGTCATCATTCCTGAAACATCGGTAAAAATATCAATTCGTTCGGCTTTAAAAGCTTTTCCTAACAACGCTGCCGTTGTGTCACTACCACCTCGGCCAATAGTTGTAATATGTCCTGCTTCACTAACTCCTTGAAATCCAGCCACGACAACGACATCTAAGGTTTCAAAAGCATTTAAAATCGCTTCTGTCTCAATTCGTTCAACTTTTGCGTTCCCAAATTCCTCATTTGTAATAATTCCCGCATCTTGTCCTGTAAACGCACTTGCTAAAAGGCCTTCGCGTTTCAAAAGATTTGTAAAAACGGTTGTTGAAATCGTCTCACCCACTGATAAAAGCAAATCACGTTCACGTAAATCTAGCAAACTTTGATCTCCATCTACTAAAGAAAGTAACGAATCCGTTGCATAAGGATCCCCTAAACGCCCAATTGCCGAAACTACCACAATTACCTTATAGTCATCTTCAACTGCTTGA
The sequence above is a segment of the Carnobacterium gallinarum DSM 4847 genome. Coding sequences within it:
- a CDS encoding class I SAM-dependent DNA methyltransferase; protein product: MSYQTFAQVYDAIMDDSLYQDWLSYVEQEVENKGQTLLELACGTGALAVTLKQGGFDVTGLDLSENMLSLANDRALEAGVKLPLLEGNMLDLSEIGTYQVVTCFSDSICYMPDDEAVLKVFQEVFQILEAGGTFLFDVHSTYQIDEVFPGYMYNDQSEEISFLWTSYAGEVPHSIEHDLTFYVLDEEKNLYERFDECHHERTYPLEQFLKMLTIAGFSTVQVTAEFGKSEVTDTSTRWFFACHKD
- a CDS encoding nicotinate-nucleotide adenylyltransferase, whose amino-acid sequence is MMNVQSQTAVYTKVQILPEERLRVGIIGGTFNPPHIGHLVIADQVCQQLGLDKIYFMPDANPPHIDEKQAIAAEHRVVMVKQAIEENPLFELEDCEIQRGGKSYTFDTMLQLTKDHPEIDYYFIIGGDMVEYLPKWYRIDELMQLVQFVGVKRPNYPEASSYPLIWVDVPEMEISSTLIRKKIEAGCSVKYLVPEKTLTYIEEKGLYKHDKS
- the yqeK gene encoding bis(5'-nucleosyl)-tetraphosphatase (symmetrical) YqeK, with translation MQMSERRFKHVLGVEEMAIALAGRYGGDSEAASIAALTHDYAKERDKDEMREIIRKEQFDLELLEYGSEIWHGPVGAYLVEKELGIEDEDILNAIRHHTVGASEMSLLEKIIYVADFVEPGRDFPGVAEARKLAITDLDAAVAYETKHTLSYLIEQNNKIYPLTIATYNSWVAKS
- a CDS encoding YqeG family HAD IIIA-type phosphatase; this encodes MFTKYKPTWMVEAIYQITPEQLKKRNFKAVLTDLDNTLIAWNNPDGTEELLAWIKEMKEAGIPVIVISNNKASRIERAINKLDLQYVQRAMKPLTKGFKEAEKMLNLPKDQILMVGDQIMTDIRGANAAGIQNVLVKPVVESDGWNTKFNRSMERRIMKHLWKKHPEMSWRKTIDDE
- the yhbY gene encoding ribosome assembly RNA-binding protein YhbY — its product is MNLTSKQKSFLRSKAHHLTPIFQVGKGGLSDEMVKQIGEAVEKRELIKVSLLQNTDEEADEVALNLEKALNLNAVQVIGRVIVLFKPSTQEKYQRISTELPRTSR
- a CDS encoding transcription repressor NadR, whose protein sequence is MKAIERRQEISKRLKESQQALSASTLAKELQVSRQIIVGDVALLRAEGMAITATPRGYLMNSQKEDTRFIGRVVCQHTMDRTKAELYAIVDFGGEVLNVSVEHPLYGELSGQLNLNSRHEVDDFMERLDTVQATLLSQLTDGIHLHTIACKDQETFKKIRVALEELDVLYQSE
- the dapG gene encoding aspartate kinase, translating into MKILVQKFGGTSVKDDESRNAAKKHIIQAVEDDYKVIVVVSAIGRLGDPYATDSLLSLVDGDQSLLDLRERDLLLSVGETISTTVFTNLLKREGLLASAFTGQDAGIITNEEFGNAKVERIETEAILNAFETLDVVVVAGFQGVSEAGHITTIGRGGSDTTAALLGKAFKAERIDIFTDVSGMMTADPRLVKQAKFLDVVSYQEVSNMAHEGAKVIHPRAVELAMQAGIPLRIRSTYQTVTDLGTLVTNSEQQVGHYRLVTGIAHVSDLVQFTIETENYSQKIIFSLLANASISVDFINIFPHQVVFTLVKQEAKLAKAIFAKENINIATLENCAKVAIVGAGITGVPGVTSKIVTTLTEADIDILQSADSYTTIWILVAGDHLQTAVCALHDTFL
- the lepB gene encoding signal peptidase I, whose translation is MKKKKESRGFKRELLSTVMTLLVALGVVFLLRTFVFSPVIVKGESMSPTLANSDRILLLKMEKVKRFSIVTFPAPDAPKQNYVKRVIGLPGDTISYKNDVLMINGKAYEEPYLDEFKAELPNGGLLTNDFTLQEVTGDKVIPEGEYFVLGDNRQNSKDSRYIGYINEKDVQGVADYRIWPIKTFGKIDK
- the yqeH gene encoding ribosome biogenesis GTPase YqeH, which codes for MTNNEVEVLDEEIRCIGCGAVIQTTVAGELGYTPVSALEKGLESGEVYCQRCFRLRHYNEIQDVQLTDDDFLRLLNEIGSEDALIVNVIDIFDFNGSLIPGLHRFVGNNPVLLVGNKVDLLPHSLKRGKMTQWLRERAHEEGLRPKEVILTSAMKPQEMDELLKTIEKYRKGRDVFVVGVTNVGKSTLINQIIKNTAGVADLITTSQFPGTTLDRIEIPLEDGKSLIDTPGIIHRHQMAHVLGDKDLKLIAPKKEIKPMVYQLNEGQTLFFGGVARFDYLQGGRRSFTCYTSNDLKIHRTKLEKADELYANHVGEMLQPPRQDEVGNFPELVRFEFSIKERSDIVFAGLGWVTVNEPGAVVAGWAPKGVDVVIRKSLI
- the rsfS gene encoding ribosome silencing factor, with product MTVSSEEVLKIAVKAGDDKRAEDIMAMDVRNISILADYFVVMHGNSEKQVEAIMNEIVDNAEEAHVEVKRIEGRDSAKWILIDLGDVVVHIFHYSERAFYNLEKLWSDAPLVDISDMVQ